Part of the Leptodactylus fuscus isolate aLepFus1 chromosome 6, aLepFus1.hap2, whole genome shotgun sequence genome, acacttacagtttacttctgtagtcagcaggagataacagatgttacaggaggagtcaccttgctccagtatagtgagatgccagtcttcccttttaccaccagtatgattcagccttccactgctgctcacactctctaatagatttcctctggtcctgggttccaggaggtcagaggttaagtacaactgggtagatcccccttctggacagcaggtaacgcgagttctttgggatgctgggttacatcctgtattatactctagagctgcgctcagtattctgctggtacagtcactgtgtacatacattacattacttatcctgtactgatcctgagttacatcctgtattatcctccagagctgcgctcactattctgctggtgcagtcactgtgtacatacattacattacttatcctgtactgatcctgagttacatcctgtattatactccagagctgcgctcagtattctgctggtacagtcactgtgtacatacattacattacttatcctgtactgatcctgagttacatcctgtattatactccagagctgcgctcactattctgctggtgcagtcactgtgtacatacattacattacttatcctgtactaatcctgagttacatcctgtattatactccagagctgcgctcactattctgctggtgcagtcactgtgcacatacattacattacttatcctgtattataccccagagctgcgctcactattctgctggtgcagtcactgtgcacatacattacattacttatcctgtattataccccagagctgtgctcactattctgctggtgcagtcactgtgtacatacattacattacttatcctgtactgatcctgagttacatcctgtattatactccagagctgcgctcactattctgctggtacagtcactgtgtacatacattacattacttatcctgtactgatcctgagttacatcctgtattatactccagagctgcgctcactattctgctggtacagtcactgtgtacatacattacattacttatcctgtactgatcctgagttatatcctgtattatactccagagctgcgctcactattctgctggtacagtcactgtgtacatatattacattacttatcctgtactgatcctgagttatatcctgtattatactccagagctgcgctcactattctgcctgtgcagtcactgtgtacatacattacattacttatcctgtactgatcctgagttatatcctgtattatactccagagctgcgctcactattctgctggtgcagtcactgtgtacatacattacattacttatcctgtactaatcctgagttacatcctgtattatactccagagctgcgctcactattctgctggtacagtcactgtgtacatacattacattacttatcctgtactgatcctgagttatatcctgtattatactccagagctgcgctcactattctgctggtacagtcactgtgtacatacattacattacttatcctgtactgaccctgagttacatcctgtattatactccagagctgcgctcactattctgctggtacagtcactgtgtacatacattacattacttatcctgtactaatcctgagttacatcctgtattatactccagagctgcgctcactattctgctggtacagtcactgtgtacatacattacattacttatcctgtactgatcctgagttacatcctgtattatactccagagctgcgctcactattctgctggtgcagtcactgtgcacatacattacatttcttatcctgtattataccccagagctgcgctcactattctgctggtgcagtcactgtgtacatacattacattacttatcctgtactgatcctgagttataacctgtattatactccagagcggcgggCCTGAGGTTACACAGTTATACAGTTATATAGTTTCCACTGGGATCAGCTCACCCTGCACCTCTGCCCATTCCTGTCCCGCTTCTTCTGCCTCCTACTGTGTTCCTGTGTTTCGACCTCCGTGTATGTCCCCGGCTTGCCTTGTAGACCACATCTCCTGACCTCTGATTTGGATACCATGCAACCTCGAGTGTATAGCCTGGCTCTTCTGATTCCTCTTCTGCTGCACCCTCTGTTACCTCGTGatctcctgtgtaccgacccaTCTTGTTTAACTACGTCCTGACTACCCCTGGATTctgcgtgacctcctgtgtaccgacccggCCTGTACGACTTTCCTGTGGTGCTTCCGCCATCCCCTGGCGATCATCCATactgcactcaactctgctgaccaACTTCTTCTGTTTCTTCACCCATTTACGTGAGTGGTTTTGGGTTCCACTGCAACTTGGGGTGCGCTGGGTGTGTGACACTCTCTGGGCGGTTGCggttttaccaagtccaactcccccATCAGGAGttctggcgaagacctctggggcctggttgtgttctggtttggGGAGCAATGGACACTCAGTGTGGTTTTTCCTTGGTGTGagggggattctggttgcccgggactgtattatactccggagctgcactcacCGGACAGTGATTGTTGTTGTAATGACGCAGCACCTTTGATATTTGCATTTTATTTGCACACAGTTGCAACATCTTCTCTGTTTATAACTTTTGTCATAAAttaattttattgcagttttctgaTTAATTAACACAATCACTGATTACATATTACCTGGTGACTCCCATAACACATGGCGTAACACATGACAATCCCGATATAGATTATAGGCACACCCTGGGCACACCTATACcctccatgtatatatatatatcagtgtgtTAGTAGATTCCTGTATCACTACAAGACGTTCCTCAGATCTTCCTCCAGGTATGTGACAATCCTGATACTAACACTATGATGATATTTATGCTGATTTATTGTTATTGCTTTGTATACTGGGGACTGGACCTCTTGGGTGTCATGGTGCTCAGCATTATGGGATGTTAGGTCAAGTATAAACAGAAGTCCTGGGACAGGTTAACAAGCTCACAGCTCTCTTCAGTCCATCCATCAAACAATTGTATATCCGGTCATGTAACATCAAGGCTCAGTCTCTTACATTATAGAATCCACTTTGACATACAGGAAAGGTATTTGCTTCTCATTCCTCTTCTTTAGTCCTTGGATCTTTCCTGGTAAATATGGAGCACCCCATCTCTATGTTCCCTTCTCAAGGCACACTTGGACCTTGCAATGTTACCACTATTGGGGAAGGGCAATGGGTGCAGATCATCACTGTATGGCGGGGGATGTCTTCTAATCAGCATGAAAGGTTATATCACTATAACCTTCTACGGGTCCAATAGTGTGGGGCAGCCTGTCTGAGTTTAACTGGTCTAACTGGGAATAAACTGGAGAGCGACATCTGTTCTccagctgtcactgcagcctaCTGGCCTAGACTGCCCTAACTACTGCTAAGGAGACCGCTCTTTACTGTCTACACTGTCATATCCCATCTGATAAAGATTTCTTATTATCAAATGAATTTATAATTTACAGGAATACAGTTGGATACTTGTTGCTGAACATGGCGCGAACATCTGTCATACTGCTGTCAGCTCTGAGTGAGTTACATATATTGTGCATGTGTATCTTATTGAATCCTaatgagacagagagagagagagagagagagagagagaggggaaaaaagagacagagagagactaTTCCATCAAAAATGTCAGTCTATGTAATAAGTTAACATATATTGCAGCTACAGATCACATTGCAGACTCTAGCAGCTCTCTCTTACCCTACCAGAGCAGGAAATCTCAGCAAGATTTAAAGCAACTACAAATGGCTAAAATTAACATATTAACAGTACAGTTTTTTACTTTGCTGACTTCccttgtaactggggctgatacatcacttacTGCAGACCTGATCTAGGTCTGAAAGCTCATGCAGTTTTTCGGCACCAGGCCAGGAGGAAGCGCTCATAGAGAATGGAAGGAATATATAACAGCACGGGGTGGACTGCCCTCACAAAGTGGAATCCATAAAATGTCGGCAAATAGAAGACCCTAAACACCCTATAATAATGCCATATAACTCAATAGCACCGCTATAGTGCCAGAATAGGCTTTCCAATAACAGGCTAAGGCCCTATAATTCTAATCCACAATATTGTGTGTACTTATACCATGTTATATTGCTGACACCATCTCTCCTATGTAAAGACCAAACAATGTGTTTTCTGTTTTTAGGTATTCTCTTTGTGCTGATACCTTTGCAATCCGCAGACGGTAAGTATATAACAACATAAAGATGTCTTCATCGTATTATTAAGCTTATGGGCCCTTGTGCTAAAGCTCAGCTTGGCCCGTCCCCTATGCAATCTGGGTTTTCCAGGTCCTGGGTATTAACCGCAGCATTTTATGGTTTTATATGTTtcgaatttttttttactattttactgTTACTTTTAGACCACCCCAATGTATTTCAGTATATTGTAAATGCCCagtaatgacaggcctgggagactTCAATAGGCTCCCTGACTGGTATGGTAATGGATCTTTGGTGCCATATCTTGCTCAGGGGGACAGTGATCCCAGAAAATTATGTTTAGGTGTCAAGGAATGAAGAGTTAAATGTCCATGATCAGATCTTTTCTGATTATGgacattagcactgggtgtctgctACGTAAAACAGCGGAGACCCCCTGGCTATGGTGTCTGCTCAACACCTATAACAGAAACATCCAAAATATTCTTATCTTACAGTATGAGACACATGGGTCATATGGTAAGGCAATGAGGTGGGTGGATTTAGATGCTATAACCACAGTCCTATGAGTATTTCTGCTGTAGGTTCCTTGGGGGAGGGAACAACAGCTCcgctctctgtgtagtggccatgatgaggtactgcagcttagctcctagGCACTTGACTAGCTGTACAATAGCCCAACATGGCCAAACCAAAGGACAAAGCAGGTTGATGGAAACCTCTTTGGTGACCAGTCACAGTGCAGGTTTTGTCTCTCTAGTGCAGAATGTGAAATTATCTTCAatctttacatattttttttctgcagattccaCTATATGTCCAAAAGGCAAAATATCAAAGTGCGGTTACCGATGTCAACAAACCTGCCAATATCTTAATTATGGAAAATGCGAAGAAAAAGAGTGTACAGTTGGATGTTACTGCGATGGCGAAACTGTAGAGGACGCCAAAGGGAACTGTGTGAAGAGGGAAGAGTGCTGCAAGGGGGGCACCGAATATAAACAATGTGGCAGTGCATGCAAGCCAACCTGCGCCACACACAAGAACAATACACCATGCACCAAGCAATGCAGACCTTCATGCAGCTGTCCAAATGATTACGTGTTCCGGGATGACAACAATGAATGTGTCCACACCAAGGACTGCCCCTAAAGTAGCTAAACAGTCCCATATACTGTGCCATTGATTTAGGCTAATAATTGCCAAAATGTAAAGTGACCTCGTCCAAATGTATGGAGACGTGTCTAATGGAAATAAAATGGTCAGCAAAAGTTCTCCTTCTTTATTGGTATTGTGTTTACTGTACACGGGTCTGAGACAAAGCAGATAACATCCGGCGTCATCCGATTTTCTGGGACccaaaaaacatgcaaaatataaaaaacaaatcaaaaagaGTGATCTGATTTTTCACAGATGTCAATAGCAGAATAACCACGGACAGCAAATGAGCCGGTGTTGTCTggacgtgtgaatgaggcctaagactGTCTAAGTTTCCATTAACTTTTAAATAGTATCAATAAGTCTGCCCCATTTTCTTAACCCCTGTATTACAGAGATGTTGTTTTATGGTGGATTCAAAGGATAGCAAAGATAAagatgtgcagtcactgtgtccatacattacattacttatccggtattatactccagagctgcactcactattctgctggtgcagtcactgtgtccatacattacattacttatcctgtattatactccagagctgcgctcactattctgctggtgcagtcactgtgtacatacattacattacttatcctgtattatactccagagctgcactcactattctgctggtacagtcactgggtacatacattacattacttatcctgtactgatcctgagttacatcctgtattatactccagagctgcactcactattctgctggtacagttactgtgcacatacattacattacttttcctgtattatactccagagttgtgctcactattctgctggtgcagtcactgtgtacatacattacattacttatcctgtactgatcctgagttgcatcctgtattatactccagagctgcgctcactattctgctggtgcagtcactgtgtacatacattacattacttatcctgtactgatcctgagttacatcctgtattatactccagagctgcgctcactattctgctggtgcagtcactgtgtacatacattacattacttatcctgtactgatcctgagttacatcctgtattatactccagagctgcactcaccggACAGTGATTTTTGTAATGAAGCAGCACCTTTGATATTTGCATTTTATTTGCACACAGTTGCAACATCTTTTctttttataacttttattatcaGAAATTATTTTTACGAGATTGTTCTGGTTAATTAACACAAACACTGATTACATATTACCTGGTGACTCCCATAGCACATGGCACAACATATGACAATCccgatatagattatacagtaggTCACACCCTGGGCACACctataccctatatatatatatatatatatatatatatatatatatatatatatatatatatatcagtgtgtTAGTAGATTTCCTGCATTACTACAAGACTGTCCTCAGAGCGTCCTCCAGGTAAGTGACAATCCTGATACTTTAACGCTGTGATGTTTTGTGCTGATTATTGTTCTATTGTTATTGCTTTGTATACTGGGTACCGGACCTCTTGAGTGTGATGATGCTCATCATCATCGGATGTTAGGTAAAGTATAGACAGAAGACCTGGGGTAGTTTAACAAGCTCACAGCACAATGTTGTCCTGTGTTATCCAGTCTGATAAAGTTTTCTCACTATCTAATAAAATTACAATTTACAGGAAAAAGTCAGATCCTCGTCAGTGAAAATGGGGCGAACGTCTGTCATACTGCTGTCAGCTCTGAGTGAGTTACATATATTGTGTTTCTGTATCTTATTGTATCCTAGTGAGAGAGAAAGAGAATGTTCCATTAAAAAATGGAGACCAGACCAAAAAATGTGttttctgtttttatgtattCTCTTTGTGCAGGTGTTCCCTTCACAATCCGGTAAGTATGTAACAACATAAAGATGTCTTCATTGTATTATTAAGCTTATGGGCCGTCCCCATGCAATAT contains:
- the LOC142209827 gene encoding zonadhesin-like, which produces MARTSVILLSALSILFVLIPLQSADDSTICPKGKISKCGYRCQQTCQYLNYGKCEEKECTVGCYCDGETVEDAKGNCVKREECCKGGTEYKQCGSACKPTCATHKNNTPCTKQCRPSCSCPNDYVFRDDNNECVHTKDCP